The proteins below come from a single Leptolyngbya sp. 'hensonii' genomic window:
- a CDS encoding STAS domain-containing protein, which yields MSAQVKVLQPSGMMDTKGGIDLRHKIINLLESGTKTVLIDFEQVTFMDSSGLGALVASLQRVRADNARLYLCSLNTQVRMVMELTRLDQVFEMFPDRSAFEAAVAPINQS from the coding sequence ATGAGTGCTCAAGTTAAAGTGTTGCAGCCTTCCGGGATGATGGATACGAAAGGAGGAATAGACCTGAGGCACAAAATTATCAATCTCCTGGAGTCAGGCACTAAAACTGTCCTGATCGATTTCGAGCAGGTGACTTTTATGGATAGTTCTGGCTTGGGAGCCCTGGTTGCCTCCCTGCAACGGGTGCGAGCGGACAATGCCAGACTCTACCTCTGCTCCCTGAATACCCAGGTCCGGATGGTAATGGAGCTGACCCGTCTGGATCAGGTATTTGAAATGTTCCCCGATCGATCGGCCTTTGAAGCGGCTGTAGCCCCCATTAATCAAAGCTGA